The genomic window TAAATATTAAACATTAAACATTAAACATTAAAAAAAGGATTAACCATGAAATTTATAACCTTACTTGTCAGTTTTATTTACCTCTTTTCGGCGCAAGCATTCGCCCATGATGATCACGGTTTGGGTGAAGGCTCTTTTCATGCATTTTATCATGCTATTTTTTGGACTATATTTGTCCTAGTTGTCTATAAAGCCGCGGTATGGTTTAACGATAAGCGCTCACAAAAAAACTAATATCCTTTAAGTGTGAATAGGACACCACAGATAAATATAGTTATTTGTGGTGATAATATGATGCCCTCAAGCAGGCATAAACATATATTAATGAGCATCGGAGACAGTATATTTAAAAATACGCTGTTAACCGCACAAATAATTAGGCATATTGACATTATCAATAAAAAATAATGATGGTTAAATGACAGGTAAAGCTGCACAACACCCAAGCATAATAATTAAACCTATCGCTAAACATAACGGTATCTCTCTTGTTATTTTTGGCGTGCTACTTTTACTTACTACGCTTTTATTTGCCCAACATTATTGGCAATCGTATAGATTCGCCTACATATTTATGATCCTTCTCTGCCTCGTTATTACTTTGTTAGGTGCTGTTAAACTTTTTGAACCTGCCATTAGCCTCTATTTAACGCCTGATAAAATAACCTTTAATCACCGTTATGGTCACTGGCAATTACCATGGCAAGATATACAAAATATTAATATTGTTGCTGAAGTTGTTGGTGTAGAACGCGAAACATTGCCTTATATCGGTATACGATTGGTTCATATCGATAATATTGCAAAAAACATTTCCGTTAGATTAGCGAATAGGTTAATCCATCAACAACAAGGATTAATTATTTATGGGGTATTGCATCAGCTAATGACAATGGAACAAGCTCAAATGAATTTTGAGCCCTTTATTCTATCAAACGGAGAGCCTGTAAAAGGACCCATTGCCGCATTTCTCCATCAAAGTGAACGATTATCTTCTGCTTTTGGTTACCATTTATTCTTACCTGCTGACAGTTTTGACCGCGGCATTAACGAGTTCAGCCAACTACTAAAACAATGTAAAATGGCAAGTTCAACTTATCAAGTAAATTAATGGCTGCCCGTTGACGTTTTTTTAAGCTGCTTTAATTGTTTTTTTAATTGTCTTTGGTAGCGATTCATTTCGATTAAGCACTGCTGTTTTTGCTGAGGGGATAATGCTTGATACATGAGTGCCTCAAAGCATTGGGTATAGCCAATGAAGTTTTTCGATAACATAGGGAATCGTTCAATAACTAACCTTGAAAATTGACTCGCGGGCATAGTGTCAGGCTTTATTAAGCCTTTAGCTTTTAATCGCGTTATTATTTGCTGATACTGAACTAACCATTTTACCAGCGGTTTATCTTTACCCCTCTTTAAATTAACTAACCACAACACAGCCATCATTAACATTAATGATCCACCAATAACTGCCGCTATTTTCCAAGCCCGAAGATCACCAAACCACTGTTTAAGTAAATCATATTGTTTTTTTGATGAATAACCTAAAACCAATCTTGTCCATTGATAATCTAGCGCATCTAGCTGTAAGCGCAGACTATTGATCCAAGCGAGGTGTTTGTATCGATGTAAATTTAGCAAGTCGTTATTGAATAGGGCATCTTGCTGTAACATTTGTGAAAGCCCACTTTCTACTCGTTCTGGGTTAACCGCCGCCGTGGGATCTACCCTTACCCAACCTTGGCCATTAACCCAAATTTCAGCCCATGCATGGGCATCATATTGGTAGATACTAAGATGACCACTTTGTTTATTATACTCGCCACCTAAATAGCCAGTGACCAAGCGAGCAGGAACACCAGACGCTCTCATCATAAAAGTAAAGACACTGGCATAATGAACACAAAAGCCTTTTTTAGTTTGATAGAAAAACTGGTCTAATTCATGCCCTAATTTAGCGCCATTTAATAAAGGCGGCGTTAGCGTGTAATAGAAGTCTTGTTCTCTAATCATATCCAAAATAGCTTGTGCACGTTCAATTTCATCTGGGTAGTTTAACTTAAGTTGTTGGCCTTGCGCTTTCAGTTTAGGGTTACTGTCGGTGGGTAGTTGTAAACTTGTTAGCCATTGATCGTCACTTAACGGCGCATTAAGTAATGATTGAGTATAACTACTGATTTGATAACTGATTGTTTGACTTACAGGCTTACTATTTATAATGGTGTAATTGGGTAATGGCCTGATGGTCACTTGATTATGGGTCAAACTTTTAGGGTCAACCACGGCTAAAGAAAAAAGCCAACGTTGATAACTCGGCTCAACCATGACTTGATAACGGGTTTGTGCTCCGCTTAATGTCGCACGGCTAAGGCTAAGTGAACTTGCCTGCTCCTCAATATTTGCCCAACTATTTTTGCTCTGTTGCCATGTCCGCCCATCAAAAACATCCATCACCATTGCTCGCCAGTACAATTGATTGTATTGCGGGATATCGGTAAAAAATTTCACTCGAAAGGCCAATGCTGAAGATCTGGCTAAATTGGCTATATCTCCCGGTGTAACACTTTCTGCTAAACCGGTTTGGGCAGACTTTGCTGATGGTACTTGCCAAAAAGGTGCAACTCGAGGAAAAACGATAAATAAAACCACAGCAAGCGGAATACTCTTCAACACGGTTATTGCACTTTGAGAAAGATTATTTTTAATGTTCAGTGACGCTGAAAAGTAGGCTAACAGCAGGCTTAAATTTAACACCAGTAAGCAAAAGACGAAAAGCGACAAAAATAAAGATTGGGAGAAAATAAGCACCGATGCCAGTATAAAAACACCCAGTAGGACAATTTGATAAAAATCTTTGCGGCTAGTTAACTCTAAACTTTTTAAAGCATAAGCAAAGCAAAGCAAATGTAACATGCTTAATAAGACCCCTAATTCTCGACCACTTAGTGCTATAGCAATAGAACCAGAGCAAGCCAATAATAAGATAATGAGTCGCTGTGGTTTTATTGCTGGCTTGATAAGTGTTAAGCCACGCCAGCATAAACAAACAGCAATAATGAGCAACATCCAGCGGGTTAATTCATTGACAAGTAAGGCTAAATTTAGGCACTGACAAACAAGCAACACCCAGGCATGTTGTGGTAATAAGCTAAATTTTTCACCTGCCACTGTATTATTTATCATCGGGGCGACTTAGGATAAATGGCTAGCGCCATTAAACATTGTTTAAAATGAAGTTCACCTTGGCTAGGCTGTATTTTTTCTGCTGCTAAATCTAAACCAAATACTTGCTCGCTGCGGTGGTATTCACTGACTAAAAAACACAAGTACGCAAGTTGCTTCTCTAGTCCGTGATTGGGCATATCGTTAAGCTTTAACCAACACCTGGTTCCTTGTTGTTGATGATAATGCTTAGTTAACCGACCTTGACCGCGCGCGAATTGTTTCCAAGCAAGACGAGAAAGTGGCTCTCCCGGAAGATAGGCTTTAAGTTCAAAAAAATCATCGACCCCCGGTTTACTGCTTTGTGAAAATACATTTTCTTGTTCTGCATCGCCAAAATCACTTTGTCGATAACTTAAGGACATGGCTTGAGGATAAACAATACATTGCTGGTCAAAATCGATTCTTGTCCAGGTGGTAAACAAACCTAACGAATATTCACTCGACACTTTCAACCGACCCGGATTATAGACCCCTCGGTTTGGATAGGAGCAGCAAACATAAACAGTTTGTTCGCCAGGTTCACTTTGAGGGAGATGAAGAACAGCTTGGTCATCAAAGCAAAAGTTAATCGCAAGACGTTTATTAGCTGAAGATATATTAATAGCAAAGCGTATATTTTGATTTGCATACCCTAGGGCAGTTTTATCTGCAGATATTGCCAGACCCGATAAGTTAAAAAAACTCTGCATCATAGTGGTAATGAACACACTCGCCATTAAGTAGCTTAATAACATGATGACATTATTTTGATAGTTGGTTGCTAACAGGAATAACAACACCACAAAAAAGAGATAAACAACACCAAAGCGGCTTGGCATAATAAAAATATTATGATTTGATAATTTATGCTTTCTTGCAGGCGGTATCCGACGCTTTAGCCAACGATTAAATTGCTTATTAACAAAGCGACTAAGATAATTTTTTATTGGTATTGCCAGTTTTTTCACTGTTGTCTCTATTGTTGAGTTAACGCTATTTAAAGTTAACATCATTGATATACATTATGAATTCAGTGGGTTTAAAACATTAACTTGTGCAACAACCTGCGCTGAAATGTTCTCTTGTTGCTCTCCAAAGCCAAGCGTGGTCAACTCAAGTCTGTGCTGACAGACCGAGCTAAAGACGGTTTGAATATCTTCGGGGATGACATAGGTCCTCTCATCGATAAAGGCCCATGCCTTCGCGGCAGCCACCAGTGCTTGTCCGGCTCTTGGTGATAAAGGTCTACCAGCAAACCCTTGTTGGCGACTGACATGATTTAAGGCGATAACATAGTCAATAATATTATCTGATACCGTCACTTGTGATACCGCTGTTTGCATGGCGATAAGTTTGTCGGTATCAACACAAGGTAATAGTTTTTTATAGCTCGCGTGGCTACTTTCACTTTGTAAAATTTGTTTTTCTGCCGCTATATCAGGAAACCCTAGAGATATACGCATCATAAATCGATCGAGTTGTGACTCAGGTAAAGGGTATGTGCCCGCATGTATTAAAGGATTTTGTGTGGCGATAACAAAAAAAGGTTGTGGCAGTGGGTAGGTTGTCCCATCAATACTAACCTGATGCTCTTCCATTGCTTCAAGTAAAGCGCTTTGTGTTTTAGGACTTGCTCTGTTGATTTCGTCACTTAACACCACCTGATTAAAAATTGGTCCTCGATGGAGCTCAAAATTTTTAGTGTCAGGATTAAATATTGAGATACCAATAACATCCGCCGGTAACAAGTCACTGGTAAACTGCGTTCGTTGATAACTAAGCCCAAGCGTTTGTGCTAACACCTGCGCTAACGTGGTTTTACCCATGCCCGGTAAATCTTCTATTAAAAGATGACCTTTTGCTAATAAACATGCCAGAGCTAGACGTATTTCGTTAGGCTTACCTAAAACAACCGAGCCGACCTGAGCTAAAATTGCCGTAACTAAAACTTGCATAAAGTGATCACCACGCCATTTAAAAGAGTTGTTGTCATTAAATATACCTGCCGATAAAGTAACAGAACTGCCAAAATAATATCAACAATTACTTAAGATAAACACCCGCAATTAATACCAAAGGGCGATCATTTTACTAGCCTTGATACGAAGATGAGCTCAAGTAATTAAAATGTACACTGGTACTTAATGGTTAGACTTTATTTTATTTAATTAAATAACCCGTGCAGATAGCTAAAACTGACTCTTTAATGCGTTAAACTTTATTCATCTGAGTTTATATTTTCCTTTTGCCCATCGCCCCGCCCTGCTAGAATAACCGACAATTATATACTTGATATTTTACGGAACCTTTAGTCAATGCGTACTACTCAATACCTACTTTCTACCTTGAAAGAAACGCCAGCCAGCGCCGAAGTGATCAGTCACCAATTAATGTTACGTGCCGGACTTGTTCGAAATGTTGCTTCGGGTTTATATACTTGGTTACCGACAGGTCTCAAAGTATTAAGAAAAGTTGAAAATATTGTTCGTGAAGAAATGGAGCGAGCAGGCGCTATTGAAGTATTAATGCCTATGGTTCAACCTGCTGATTTATGGGAAGAGTCTGGACGTTTAAATGATTACGGCCCTGAGCTACTGCGCATAAATGACCGTCATGATCGCGCCTTCGTTTTAGGTCCAACGCACGAAGAAGTTATTACAAAACTAGTCGCTAATGAAATAAATAGTTATAAACAGTTACCGTTGAATATATTTCAAATTCAAACAAAATTTCGCGATGAAATACGCCCTCGATTTGGTGTGATGCGTGGTCGTGAATTTTTAATGAAAGACGCCTACTCTTTCCATTTAGGCGAAGAGTGTTTAAAGAAAACTTACCAAATTATGTTTGACGCCTATTGCCGTATTTTCGACCGTTTAGGTTTGGATTACCGCCCAGTCATTGCTGACACAGGTTCTATTGGTGGTGAAGCTTCACATGAATTTCATGTTTTAGCTGATTCTGGCGAAGACGATATCGCCTTTAGTGATGGTAGCGATTTTGCCGCAAACGTTGAGAAAGCTGAAGCTATTGCGCCGTTAGGCGAAAGAGCAGAGCCAACTCAGGAATTGACTAAGGTAGAATTAAAGCTTGAACGATTAATAAAAACCTCAAACATAGATTTAAAAACTACGGTTAAAACACTGTTAGTGCTTGGCTCTAGTGCTAAAGGTGAGCCAGAAAAATTCATTGCTCTAGTGCTTCGTGGCGATCATCAACTAAATGAAGTTAAAGTTGAAAATTTATCTGCTATCGCTTCACCTTTAACATTTGCAACTGATGAACAAATATCTGCAATTGCTAACTGCCATATCACCTCATTAGGCCCTAAAGGCTTATCTGTTGACGTTATTGTAGACCGCAGTGCTGCTCATCTAAGCGACTTTGTCTGTGGTGCCAACGTAAACGGTCAATCTTATACTGGGGTTAACTGGAAACGTGATTGTGATGAAATCAACATTCAAGATATCCGTAACATCGTCGAAGGCGATCCTAGCCCTTGTGGTCTTGGTAATATTGTCATTAAGCGCGGTATTGAAGTGGGCCATATTTTCCAGTTAGGCGAAAAATACGCACAAGCAATGAATTGTGGCGTATTAACAGAAAATGGCAAAAATCAAACGTTAACTATGGGCTGTTATGGCATAGGCGTTTCACGTATTGTTGCTGCGGCTATTGAACAAAATCACGATGAAAATGGCATAAAATGGCCAGCAGCTATTGCACCATTTCAAGTAGCGATTGTTCCAATGAATATGGCAAAGTCTGCTCGTGTTAAAGAAACCGCAGAAGCTTTATACACACAATTACAGCAAGCTGGCATTGAAGTTATCTTCGATGACCGTAAAGAACGTCCGGGTGTGATGTTTGCCGACCATGAATTAATTGGTACGCCAATATTATTAATTGTTGGTGAACGTAATCTTGATGAACAGAACGTTGAAGTGAAAAACCGTATTAGTGGTGAAAAATCGTTAATGGCAATCAGTGATGTCATGTCTTTATTTAGCTAAACATCACATTGATTAACGGTGAGGTGCAAGGATTCAGTAATAATAACTTAAGAGTTGATGGTATTTGAGAAAGACCATCTTCGGCGCTAACACCCAGGCAGTTGTGAATATTTCCCCTCATATAGAACATAAAAACGCGACCTTAAGGTCGCGTTTTTTATTGCTGGCTAGCGCTGTCGTTAATCTTGGTAAACAGGAATTTTACGTAAACGCTCATCAATGCTTTGCAGCATGCTACGATAAACTAACGAATCAATATCACGATAATATTGTTCGAATTTCTGTTGGGATATACCTTCGGGTAAACCCGTCAATTCAGGTAAAATCAAGCTTTCATTAATGATATCAGCCAAGTGTTCTTGCACTTTTAAGGCGCTTTCATCCGAGGTTGTCGCCAGCATTGCCAGGCGAGTTCCAGCCCGATCGGCCATCAAGTCGGCAAAACTAAAACCACTACCACCACTGTTTGAGTCTAAAAATTCTTTTAGCTCGCCAATAGCATTACTTGCGGTACTGGTGCCAAATAGCTGCAAAGCAACGGAGTAAATAAAATGCTTTTGAATATCCACTCTTTCGCGTAACGTAACCCTTGCTCGGCGTATTGTTCGCTGTTGTATTTGCTCCGCTGACAGCTTAGAAATATCCCCTACTAAGAGCTCAAACTTATCGGTACCAAAATAAAGCACTAAGGCCATTAAAGCCGCTCGATTCTCTTTTGCCGGTGAATCAGTTATTGCGGCTAAATTACGTTGTTTTACTAAACCAAAAGTAAAACCAACATATTGAGCAAACGAAAGCTTAAGCGTTTTTGACTGCTCAATCGTGTCAACAAGGCTTTGATAATAAAACCGTATCACCTCAACATCACCATATAACGCAAGTTGGTCACGTAAAGCAAAAAGACTATTTTTATTGCTTAATGGCTCATTTTTTAAATCATCTGAAAGCACAATATCTACAGAAATTTTCTCTGCACTAATTTCAACACTTTTGATCATGCTTAATAGCGTGCTGCCAAATTCTTCTTTTACATATAGGTTAGTAAACCATTCAGCCAATTTAAGCAATCCATTACCCGGGAGCGCAACATTACCAATATAAACAGTGCCCAAATCAAGACCTTCCTTTGAAGAAACAAGCATCATCTCCACATTAAGGTATTTTATAAACTTGGGTAAAGGCAAGGCTATAGAAAAGTTAATTAAAGCACTGTCTTTAAATAAAACCACATCAGAGCTTAGTTGTGGAATGGCACGGTGACCAAAAGCACTGAGTCCATGAAGTTCAGCCTGAGTAGCTTGCAATTTAATCGGTTGCTGATCACTCTTTAAGGACTGAATTAAACGCTGAGCAATACGTTTATTTTCTGTCGCCGAATTAGCATCAATTTGATGTGTTCTTTGCAACTGCGGCGTTGACTGTAAAGCCATAAAAATGACAATGATAGCAAAGCAAAACAGTGAAACGAACAAGAGTAAAATTCTTTTTAACCAAAGTTTCAAAAGTAAACCTTCATTGTACACAATATTATTGAGCTATATTCTGATTGCCTTACCGATAAAAGTATAGTGATAAATACCACTAATTTATCTAGTTAACTGATCAGCAATCACAAATATCCCAATAAATTTTCCGATCGTATAATCTCGCTAAGCGAATATTAAGCGCCTTAAACGTTGTTAAATTCTTATCATGGGGTTTAAAACATTGCCAAATAAATTGGTGACAGTTATTTTCTATCATATGATAATCTCGGTATTGAAAAATTTGTTGCTGAGCACGTTGCGCGGCAAGTTCACTGGCAAAAGGTTTTGCTGTTGAATCACAAGCAATAAAAATATGTTTTCCTGAGCGCTCCTTAGTAAAGCGTTGCACCGAAATAGCTTTAATTAAACCATTACCATCGAGTTCAACAATGGTATTATCACCAACCCAAATACCGGTGTGATCAAGTATACCGCCAACCCCACAACAAACAATTGCGCCAATTTCTGGTTTCACTTTTTCCGTGGTAGTAAACAAATCAGTTGGATACTGGACAACCGGAGATTCATGTTCATTAAACCGACCGAGACATTGTACATCACGATAATAAAAGCGTTTTCTTTGCTGTTTCTTACGGTCGTCGGCTAACTCTTTTACCGCGAATGCTGATATTGCAGCAGCCCCTAACCATAATAAAGGTAATGGCATTATTGACCTCCGTGCTTAAATTTTACTCAATTAATAACAAGATGACGCTTTTATTTCATTAATGCTATAAGAAACTTGCAAGTAACTGTTTCAAAGCGGTTGATTATTAGTAACAATGAGGGATACATAATCAACCACAATATGAAAAATATTCTATGAGACACCGCTAATGAAAAACATCAAAAAATCATCAAAATTGAATAATGTTTGTTAT from Colwellia sp. PAMC 20917 includes these protein-coding regions:
- a CDS encoding DUF58 domain-containing protein, with the protein product MMLTLNSVNSTIETTVKKLAIPIKNYLSRFVNKQFNRWLKRRIPPARKHKLSNHNIFIMPSRFGVVYLFFVVLLFLLATNYQNNVIMLLSYLMASVFITTMMQSFFNLSGLAISADKTALGYANQNIRFAINISSANKRLAINFCFDDQAVLHLPQSEPGEQTVYVCCSYPNRGVYNPGRLKVSSEYSLGLFTTWTRIDFDQQCIVYPQAMSLSYRQSDFGDAEQENVFSQSSKPGVDDFFELKAYLPGEPLSRLAWKQFARGQGRLTKHYHQQQGTRCWLKLNDMPNHGLEKQLAYLCFLVSEYHRSEQVFGLDLAAEKIQPSQGELHFKQCLMALAIYPKSPR
- a CDS encoding DUF2982 domain-containing protein, whose protein sequence is MTGKAAQHPSIIIKPIAKHNGISLVIFGVLLLLTTLLFAQHYWQSYRFAYIFMILLCLVITLLGAVKLFEPAISLYLTPDKITFNHRYGHWQLPWQDIQNINIVAEVVGVERETLPYIGIRLVHIDNIAKNISVRLANRLIHQQQGLIIYGVLHQLMTMEQAQMNFEPFILSNGEPVKGPIAAFLHQSERLSSAFGYHLFLPADSFDRGINEFSQLLKQCKMASSTYQVN
- a CDS encoding proline--tRNA ligase translates to MRTTQYLLSTLKETPASAEVISHQLMLRAGLVRNVASGLYTWLPTGLKVLRKVENIVREEMERAGAIEVLMPMVQPADLWEESGRLNDYGPELLRINDRHDRAFVLGPTHEEVITKLVANEINSYKQLPLNIFQIQTKFRDEIRPRFGVMRGREFLMKDAYSFHLGEECLKKTYQIMFDAYCRIFDRLGLDYRPVIADTGSIGGEASHEFHVLADSGEDDIAFSDGSDFAANVEKAEAIAPLGERAEPTQELTKVELKLERLIKTSNIDLKTTVKTLLVLGSSAKGEPEKFIALVLRGDHQLNEVKVENLSAIASPLTFATDEQISAIANCHITSLGPKGLSVDVIVDRSAAHLSDFVCGANVNGQSYTGVNWKRDCDEINIQDIRNIVEGDPSPCGLGNIVIKRGIEVGHIFQLGEKYAQAMNCGVLTENGKNQTLTMGCYGIGVSRIVAAAIEQNHDENGIKWPAAIAPFQVAIVPMNMAKSARVKETAEALYTQLQQAGIEVIFDDRKERPGVMFADHELIGTPILLIVGERNLDEQNVEVKNRISGEKSLMAISDVMSLFS
- a CDS encoding AAA family ATPase: MQVLVTAILAQVGSVVLGKPNEIRLALACLLAKGHLLIEDLPGMGKTTLAQVLAQTLGLSYQRTQFTSDLLPADVIGISIFNPDTKNFELHRGPIFNQVVLSDEINRASPKTQSALLEAMEEHQVSIDGTTYPLPQPFFVIATQNPLIHAGTYPLPESQLDRFMMRISLGFPDIAAEKQILQSESSHASYKKLLPCVDTDKLIAMQTAVSQVTVSDNIIDYVIALNHVSRQQGFAGRPLSPRAGQALVAAAKAWAFIDERTYVIPEDIQTVFSSVCQHRLELTTLGFGEQQENISAQVVAQVNVLNPLNS
- a CDS encoding transglutaminase family protein → MINNTVAGEKFSLLPQHAWVLLVCQCLNLALLVNELTRWMLLIIAVCLCWRGLTLIKPAIKPQRLIILLLACSGSIAIALSGRELGVLLSMLHLLCFAYALKSLELTSRKDFYQIVLLGVFILASVLIFSQSLFLSLFVFCLLVLNLSLLLAYFSASLNIKNNLSQSAITVLKSIPLAVVLFIVFPRVAPFWQVPSAKSAQTGLAESVTPGDIANLARSSALAFRVKFFTDIPQYNQLYWRAMVMDVFDGRTWQQSKNSWANIEEQASSLSLSRATLSGAQTRYQVMVEPSYQRWLFSLAVVDPKSLTHNQVTIRPLPNYTIINSKPVSQTISYQISSYTQSLLNAPLSDDQWLTSLQLPTDSNPKLKAQGQQLKLNYPDEIERAQAILDMIREQDFYYTLTPPLLNGAKLGHELDQFFYQTKKGFCVHYASVFTFMMRASGVPARLVTGYLGGEYNKQSGHLSIYQYDAHAWAEIWVNGQGWVRVDPTAAVNPERVESGLSQMLQQDALFNNDLLNLHRYKHLAWINSLRLQLDALDYQWTRLVLGYSSKKQYDLLKQWFGDLRAWKIAAVIGGSLMLMMAVLWLVNLKRGKDKPLVKWLVQYQQIITRLKAKGLIKPDTMPASQFSRLVIERFPMLSKNFIGYTQCFEALMYQALSPQQKQQCLIEMNRYQRQLKKQLKQLKKTSTGSH